In Rodentibacter haemolyticus, the DNA window AGGGACAGTGCAAAGTGATAATATCCGCCTGTTTGAGCACATCATCAAAAGGCGTATAACCGGCACGGCAGGTTTCGGCACCTTTACGTTCCGCATAAAGCACATTCATTCCTATCGCTTGTGCCAATCGCCCTACTTCCGTCCCTAAACAACCTTTGCCAAATACACCTAGTGTAGCCCCTCTCACATCGGTAATCGGATAATCAAAGTAACAGAATTGTTTGCAATCCGCCCATTTTGCGAGAGTTTGATCACGCAACCACCCTGCCAAACTGTGTTTTAAAGAGAAAATCAAACCTAATACGTGCTCCGGCACAGTCACACTGGAATACCCTGTCACATTTCGTACGGCAATACCCAATTCTTGAGCGGCGACAAGATCAACATTATTTGTCCCCGTTGCGGTAATCGCAATGAGTTTGAGTTTTGGTAACTGTTCTAAGGTTTTGCGATCGAAAATGACTTTACTTGTAATCACAATATCGGCATTTTTGGCACGCTCAATCGTTTGTTGTGCGGAAGTATGTTCATATTCGATCCATTCATGGGTAAAATTCGGACGAGGAATCGGAATGTGTTTTGGAATAGCGGTACTGTCTAAAAATACGATTTGCATAATATTCTCCTTTGATGTTGAAAAGAAGTGCGGTCAAAATTCTTTCGATTTTCCGATATTGTGTAGCTGTGGCACAAAGAGAATTTTATATCCAATATCTATTTTTAGGGGCGTTAGCTTTGCGTAAAGTACCATTTCACCTGTTGGTGCATTACGGTTTTGCCTAACTCCCCCTACAATGATTTGCGCCACTGCTGTTAATACCAAAATTTTCAACCGCACTTTGCCGTTAAATTGAAGTATCCAATTCCGGGAAAGATTTCACTAAATCATCAATAGCTTTCATTTGTGAAACGAACCCTTCCAATACGGAAAGCGGTAACGCTGACGGGCCATCACATTTTGCTTGATTTGGATTCGGATGCGCTTCTAAGAATAAACCGGCAATCCCCACCGCTAATCCTGAACGGGCAAGTTCCGTCACTTGTTCACGGCGACCTCCTGAAGCCGCACCAAAAGGATCCCGACATTGTAACGAATGTGTTACGTCAAAAATAACCGGGCTACCTTTAGAAGCTTTCTTCATTACGCTGAAACCAAGCATATCCACAATTAAATTATCGTAACCGAAATTAGTGCCGCGATCACAAAGAATCACTTTATCGTTTCCGCATTCTTCGATTTTCTCTACGATATTTCCCATTTGTCCGGGGCTTAAAAATTGCGGTTTTTTCACATTAATCACTGCACCGGTGCGCGCCATCGCTTCCACAAGATCCGTTTGACGAGCGAGAAATGCCGGTAATTGGATTACACCAACCACTTCCGCTACCGGCTTACATTGGTAAATTTCGTGTACATCCGTGATCACTTTTACGCCGAAGGTCTCTTTTAATTCTTGGAAAATTTTCAAGCCCTCTTCCATTCCCAGTCCCCGGTATGAGTGAATAGATGAGCGATTCGCCTTGTCAAAAGAGGCTTTAAAAACATAAGGCACGCCAAGTTTTTCCGTCACTTTTACATAGGCTTCACAGACTTGCATTGCCATATCACGGCTTTCTAATACGTTCATTCCACCAAAAAGCACAAAAGGCTTATCGTTAGCAACGTCAATATTGTCAATTTTTACTACTTTGTTTTGCATAAATTTTCCTTAATTCAATGAATAGAATGACGATCTTCTTCAATTTCGCCTTTGAGTTCCAAAAGTTGTGTGCGAATAAACATCGCTGTGGGATCTTGCGGACACTTATCTATAAAATATTCCAAGTCTTTCAATGCCGCGGGATATGCCCCCATTTGTGCCAGCACTAATCCGCGATCACGAATATGATAGGGTTCGTCCTTGTTAAAAATGAGCAAATGTTCAATATAACGAAATGCCATTTCATTATGTTCTTCACGAATCAGTGCGTTTTTGGCAAGTTGCTCAAAACGTAGATAGAGTAATTGCAGATCAGCCCGCTCCAATTCTTCCGGCTGAATTTGTGACCCGAAACCAAATGCACCTTCATAAAGCTGTTGTAGCTTTTCTTGAGAAATATAACTGCCGTTCCAAGGATCGATAAATACGACATCATCTTCAATTTCAGCACGTAAAATAAGTTGAGTAGGAAAATTAACCGGGTAAATCGGTAAGTCCAAAGACTCGGCAAGATATAAAATAATAGCTCCTAATGTTACCGGCATTCCTTCACGATATTCCAGTACATAAGGCAAATAAAGATTCCGTGCAGAAAAATATTTATCAGGATCGCAATGAAAACCCCAATCGCTGTAAATCAGTTGTAACAAATGATGAATACGCTCTTTTAACGCCCAATCAGATGAAATTTCTCGCCGTGCTTTACGTACGAAATGCCCCATTTTCGCACGAAGTTGTGCTTCTGATTCCCCGTAATCATCTGAAATCACATTATAAAAATTTACAAAATGATCATATAATCTGCGTCTGTAATATTTCATTATTCTTTCCAAAAACCAAATGTAACGCGCTCATTGTCGCCATAATCACGTAAGGTTGCAATGTTTTCCCAATGGTTCGTTTGAAAAATTGACCGCACTTTTGTCCCTTGTTGCCAACCGTGTTCAAGCAATAAACAACCGCCATCAGTTAAATATCGAGGCGATTGTTCGATAATATGCCGTAAATCGGCATAGCCGCTATCTGCCGCAACCAGGGCGGATAAGGGTTCAAACCGCACATCACCTAGGCTTAAATGTTCATCTTTTTCATCAATATAGGGCGGATTACTCACTATCAAATCAAATTGCCCTTCTACATTTTCAAACCATACGCTTTGAAAAAAGCCCACATTAAGTTGATTTTTTTCTGCGTTAGATTTTGCCAATGCCACAATATCCAACATCCGATCCACACCGATAATTTCTAATTGAATTTGTCGTTTTTGACACACGGGGGCAAGCTCGGAAGCTAGTGCCAATGCAATGGCTCCTGTTCCGGTGCCAAGATCTAAAATCCGAAAGTGCGGTGGATTTTTTTTGAGTTTTTCCATCGCAATCGTTAAGGCTTTTTCAACTAAGACTTCGGTGTCAGGGCGTGGAATTAAGGTGTTTTCCGATACATTTAATGGCAACGACCAAAATTCTTTTTCACCGAGAATATAAGCGATAGGTTCACCCTTTAATCGGCGATTTAAAAGTGCGGT includes these proteins:
- a CDS encoding SirB1 family protein codes for the protein MKYYRRRLYDHFVNFYNVISDDYGESEAQLRAKMGHFVRKARREISSDWALKERIHHLLQLIYSDWGFHCDPDKYFSARNLYLPYVLEYREGMPVTLGAIILYLAESLDLPIYPVNFPTQLILRAEIEDDVVFIDPWNGSYISQEKLQQLYEGAFGFGSQIQPEELERADLQLLYLRFEQLAKNALIREEHNEMAFRYIEHLLIFNKDEPYHIRDRGLVLAQMGAYPAALKDLEYFIDKCPQDPTAMFIRTQLLELKGEIEEDRHSIH
- the prmC gene encoding peptide chain release factor N(5)-glutamine methyltransferase, coding for MNYQQWLAQAIMALNQANPKENGKIDALVLLQYATGKSRTQILAFEETEIDEKVRSNLTALLNRRLKGEPIAYILGEKEFWSLPLNVSENTLIPRPDTEVLVEKALTIAMEKLKKNPPHFRILDLGTGTGAIALALASELAPVCQKRQIQLEIIGVDRMLDIVALAKSNAEKNQLNVGFFQSVWFENVEGQFDLIVSNPPYIDEKDEHLSLGDVRFEPLSALVAADSGYADLRHIIEQSPRYLTDGGCLLLEHGWQQGTKVRSIFQTNHWENIATLRDYGDNERVTFGFWKE
- a CDS encoding 2-hydroxyacid dehydrogenase, yielding MQIVFLDSTAIPKHIPIPRPNFTHEWIEYEHTSAQQTIERAKNADIVITSKVIFDRKTLEQLPKLKLIAITATGTNNVDLVAAQELGIAVRNVTGYSSVTVPEHVLGLIFSLKHSLAGWLRDQTLAKWADCKQFCYFDYPITDVRGATLGVFGKGCLGTEVGRLAQAIGMNVLYAERKGAETCRAGYTPFDDVLKQADIITLHCPLTETTKNLINSETLSQMKKGAFLINTGRGPLVDENALLDALKNGHLGGAALDVMIKEPPEKDNALILAAKTMPNLLITPHIAWASDSAVTTLVKKVTQNMEDFVAQLK
- the kdsA gene encoding 3-deoxy-8-phosphooctulonate synthase, with translation MQNKVVKIDNIDVANDKPFVLFGGMNVLESRDMAMQVCEAYVKVTEKLGVPYVFKASFDKANRSSIHSYRGLGMEEGLKIFQELKETFGVKVITDVHEIYQCKPVAEVVGVIQLPAFLARQTDLVEAMARTGAVINVKKPQFLSPGQMGNIVEKIEECGNDKVILCDRGTNFGYDNLIVDMLGFSVMKKASKGSPVIFDVTHSLQCRDPFGAASGGRREQVTELARSGLAVGIAGLFLEAHPNPNQAKCDGPSALPLSVLEGFVSQMKAIDDLVKSFPELDTSI